CCTTTACTGCTCGCGCCAGCGCTTGGCCCCGTCATTTCCGGATGGTTGATTGAGTTTGTCAGCTGGCAGTGGATATTTCTGATCAATCTCCCCATTGGAGTAATCGGGTTATTCGTGGGGTTAAAACATCTACCTTCCTTTCCAGAAAAGGAAGCTCCGTCTCTGGACATTGTCGGCATGATTCTTGGACCATTAGCTTTTGCGATGATCACCTTTGGAGTCAGTGAAGGAGGGGTAGACTGGACTTCTGCCAAGACTTTATCCGGTCTTATCATTGGTGCGATAGCGCTTGTTCTTTTCATATGGTCTTGCTTGAGACAAGAACAGCCTTTGCTTGAGCTGCGTGCATTCAAATCCGTTGATTTTACACGAGGTATTATCATTTCCTGGATCATGCAAACCGCCATGTACGGCTCGGCACTTCTCTTCCCGCTGCTTCTTCAACAGATTAGAGACTTTACACCGCTGACGACAGGGCTTATCCTGCTTCCTCAGGCGGTCGGTTCCATGATCTTTATGCCTATGGCAGGCAAATTATTTGATAGAGTTGGAGCGCGTCCCCCACTTCTGGCCGGGATGACATTAATGACGGTAGCCTTGTTTACGATGTCCTTTGTTCGAACCGACACTTCGTTAGCACTCATTATGGGCGTATTATTTTTAATGGGTTCCGGTATGGGATTATCGATGATGTCTTTGAACACGCATGTATTAAATGCAACACCAAAGAACCTTGTAAGTAGAGTTACTCCACTCACAAGCGCTTCACAGCAGGTAATCGCTTCATTTGCCGTAGCCGGCTTCACGGGGTACTTGTCCTCTCAGATGACATCAAACCTGCCGAGTAACCCTGTTGGAACCAACGCTCTGGAATCCCATGCAGCATCCTTTGCGGACACCTTTTTCCTGGCTGCTTGCATTGCATGTATAGGTCTAGTTCTTAGTTTTTTTCTTAGAAAACCAAAACAAACAACTAACAACTAATGCACCATTAAAAGGAGGTACTGAATTGAAACTCTATCTTCATCCTAAAATGCTGCTGTCAGTCACTGTCCTCTCGGTCCTTGCCTCATGTATTGTTAGTTTTTATTGTTCTCCAGACATTCCGATCCATTTTAGCGGAGGACACGCGGACCAGTTTGTGAACAAATATATTGGACTATTTATTATACCGGCAATAATGCTCATTACGCTTTTCATCCACAGGATTTATAACCAGGCTGCCTGGCTGATCTACTTTTTGACTTGCCTGCATCTTTTTATCTTGTACAGCGCTTTGGTTTATTAAAGTTACCTTGAGCAGCTAGCAGATTTCAAACTATTAAACAAAAACAATAATAACCGTTAAACATAGGAGGAACTTTCTTGAGATTCGGAGAAATGGTTATCATTATTTTCATTATCGTATTAGCATTAGCCACCATTTGGGGACAAAAGACAAAAAAAAGCTGGCTGATTTACTCGTTAATCGCTTTATACGCGGTAACGCTTGTACAGATTATTGTAGGAGATTGCCGTTGGCAAATGATTCCTTGTTATGCGGCTTCGGTTATCCTTACGATTTGTATCATTTTTAGAAAAAACAACAGAAAACAACGCCCCAGAAACAGGAGATATTTCATAGCCTCGTTGTGGACCACAATGTTGATCCTCTACACGTCAGTCATGGTCGCACTACCTGTCCTACTGCCTGTGTTTAGCTTCAATCAACCCCAGGGGCCCTATTCTATAGGAACAACAGTATACCACTTTATTGACAAGGAACGGCCTGATGAATACTCTGCCGATCCAACGGACAACCGGGAGCTGATGGTACAGATCTGGTATCCTTCCGAACAAGAAACAACGGAAGAAACCGCACCCTACATTCACGATGTATCAGCTATTACGCAAGGTCTCGAGCATGCGCTGTCATTTCCAGCTTGGACGCTAAGCCATCTGGGCCTTGTTAAGACCCATGCTTATAGCAATATCCATCTGTCTTCAGCAGAGCAGAAATATCCGATCTTGATTTTCTCGCATGGTATGACGGGTTTCCGTAATCAGAATACCTTCCAAGTTGAAGAGCTGGCCAGCTATGGTTATATCGTCGTAGGGATCGACCATCCCTATGATGCAGCTGCAACGGTATATCCAGACGGCCGAGAGATTTTGATACAAATGAATAATCTTTCAGGTTTTGAAAAGCTTGACGCGCACATGCCATTATGGACCGAGGATGTATCCTTTATTTTGGATCGACTCGAACAATTGAATAAACAGGATGAACAGAACCTTTTTACCGGCCGTCTTGATTTAGACCGAATCGGCATGTTCGGACATTCTTACGGCGGGGCCACCGCTGCCCAGATGTTAATGAAGGATGCCCGGATTAAAGCTGCGATCAATATGGATGGAACCTTATATGGAGACCCTATGCCTGTCACTGGACTAACGAAGCCATATTTACAGATGAATGGTGAAAAGAGCATCGATAAGGCCGTATTCGACAATAAACTGGATCAAGCAATAGCCCAGAGTGATAAAACTAAAGAGGAATACGAAGAATTTTGGGAAGAGACCGTGAGACGGCGCACGAATGCGCTGCAGGGAGGCGGATATACGATGACGATACCGCATACTTCC
Above is a window of Paenibacillus sp. FSL K6-1330 DNA encoding:
- a CDS encoding alpha/beta fold hydrolase is translated as MRFGEMVIIIFIIVLALATIWGQKTKKSWLIYSLIALYAVTLVQIIVGDCRWQMIPCYAASVILTICIIFRKNNRKQRPRNRRYFIASLWTTMLILYTSVMVALPVLLPVFSFNQPQGPYSIGTTVYHFIDKERPDEYSADPTDNRELMVQIWYPSEQETTEETAPYIHDVSAITQGLEHALSFPAWTLSHLGLVKTHAYSNIHLSSAEQKYPILIFSHGMTGFRNQNTFQVEELASYGYIVVGIDHPYDAAATVYPDGREILIQMNNLSGFEKLDAHMPLWTEDVSFILDRLEQLNKQDEQNLFTGRLDLDRIGMFGHSYGGATAAQMLMKDARIKAAINMDGTLYGDPMPVTGLTKPYLQMNGEKSIDKAVFDNKLDQAIAQSDKTKEEYEEFWEETVRRRTNALQGGGYTMTIPHTSHMSYTDFHLFSPLLPNPGEDPRLVHRIINEVSVTFFDQYLKGTPNSDMDRLAEKYPDIEWVHD
- a CDS encoding MDR family MFS transporter, giving the protein MSDPSTIIRNASEERPFTIKDIIAPLLAVIIGTFMVLLDSTVVNVAVPTLVQYFDSPLHTIQWSIAAYTLALSAVIPLAGWMSDKFQPKRVFLMSIGLFTLGSVLCAFAQTAEQLIAFRVIQGMGGGMVSPIGMAMVYRLAPPDKRGSIIGMFGIPLLLAPALGPVISGWLIEFVSWQWIFLINLPIGVIGLFVGLKHLPSFPEKEAPSLDIVGMILGPLAFAMITFGVSEGGVDWTSAKTLSGLIIGAIALVLFIWSCLRQEQPLLELRAFKSVDFTRGIIISWIMQTAMYGSALLFPLLLQQIRDFTPLTTGLILLPQAVGSMIFMPMAGKLFDRVGARPPLLAGMTLMTVALFTMSFVRTDTSLALIMGVLFLMGSGMGLSMMSLNTHVLNATPKNLVSRVTPLTSASQQVIASFAVAGFTGYLSSQMTSNLPSNPVGTNALESHAASFADTFFLAACIACIGLVLSFFLRKPKQTTNN